From a region of the Synchiropus splendidus isolate RoL2022-P1 chromosome 12, RoL_Sspl_1.0, whole genome shotgun sequence genome:
- the LOC128768019 gene encoding mitochondrial folate transporter/carrier-like gives MSSAPNHGSVTGTENGLTHKHAVSLTGHVRQVFSHVKVENLVAGLSGGVVSTLVLHPLDLVKIRFAVSDGLELRPKYGGMVHCMKSVWKQEGLRGLYQGVTPNVWGAGASWGLYFFFYNAIKAYVKEGRQSELSATEHLVSAAEAGIMTLTITNPIWVTKTRLVLQYSSDPNTKQYKGMLDALVKIYRNEGVPGLYKGYVPGLFGTSHGALQFMAYEELKRDYNRYRKVSSDAKLNALEYITMAALSKIFAVATTYPYQVVRARLQDQHNRYSGVLDVIGRTWRNEGMVGFYKGMVPNLIRVTPACCITFVVYENVSHFLLGQS, from the exons ATGAGTTCAGCACCGAATCATGGCAGCGTCACCGGAACGGAGAACGGACTGACCCACAAACACGCCGTGTCTCTTACTGGACACGTCCGGCAGGTCTTCAGCCATGTGAAGGTGGAAAACCTGGTGGCAGGGCTGAGTGGAGGAGTGGTGTCCACGCTGGTCCTTCACCCGCTCGACCTGGTGAAAATCAGGTTTGCAG TCAGCGATGGATTGGAACTGAGACCCAAGTACGGTGGCATGGTCCACTGTATGAAAAGTGTTTGGAAGCAAGAGGGGCTCCGAGGACTCTACCAGGGGGTGACACCCAACGTGTGGGGTGCTGGAGCCTCCTGGGGTCTTTACTTCTTTTT CTACAATGCAATCAAGGCGTATGTGAAGGAGGGACGACAGAGTGAACTGAGTGCCACAGAGCACCTGGTGTCTGCGGCAGAAGCAG GTATCATGACGCTCACCATAACCAACCCAATCTGGGTCACCAAAACACGACTGGTCCTGCAGTATAGTTCCGACCCAAACACGAAGCAGTACAAGGGGATGCTGGATGCTCTGGTCAAGATCTACCGCAACGAGGGTGTACCTGGGCTCTACAAG GGGTACGTACCTGGTTTGTTTGGCACCTCCCATGGTGCCCTACAGTTTATGGCATACGAAGAGCTAAAGAGGGACTACAACAGATACCGGAAGGTTTCTTCAGACGCCAAGCTG AACGCCCTGGAATACATCACAATGGCGGCTCTATCCAAAATCTTCGCTGTCGCCACGACATACCCATATCAAGTGGTCCGAGCTCGACTTCAAGACCAGCACAACAGATACAGTGGTGTGCTCGATGTCATCGGACGGACATGGAG GAACGAAGGCATGGTGGGTTTCTACAAAGGAATGGTCCCCAACTTAATCCGTGTCACTCCAGCTTGCTGCATCACTTTTGTAGTCTATGAAAATGTGTCCCACTTCCTTCTGGGTCAGAGCTGA
- the LOC128768017 gene encoding frizzled-6-like encodes MPLPGPLVVLLLCLGSCHAHSLFTCEPIHVHRCFGLSYNMTYFPNMMEHYDQDIAASHMEPFMPLANLRCSPDVHKFLCQAFIPTCVEEEIVIAPCREQCERVLFDCKDNIQIFGITWPPELQCDKLQSCSLHKDLGISVTTTSSPISSKRDLGFWCPLQLKTKPNHGTSFLGAQDCAPPCSNMYFKPHDIDFAKSFIGVCSIICLVATLFTFLTFLIDVKRFRYPERPIIFYAVCYSFVSLIYFIGFLLGNNAACMKADSAAGVDTVVLGSQSKGCTLLFMLLYFFSIAGLVWWVILTITWFLAAGPKWSCEAIEKKAVWFHSAAWGIPGALTVMLLALNKVEGDNISGVCFVGLYDLDALRFFVLAPSCVGVVVGLFLILAGIVSLNHVRQVIQHDERNQEKLKKFMIRIGVFSCLYLVPLVTLLACYTYEQSHRSTWENTWINDHCQEYSIPCSAKTIEPERPELSLFLVKYLMTLVVGISGVFWVSSKKTCSEWAFFFNRTRKRDPISESRRVLQESCEFFLKHNSRVQHKKKHYKPSSHQLKVISKSMGTSTGAAPATVNQGALAQGNHTQGSFVETLHRDQLERAASGRGSRRVEREGGERRSRGGSSKVSSRAESLHRVADGRVTPKKDPVDPRQLHPAVSPSHSSSVQDQPSQQVPTAPAESKDSQESK; translated from the exons ATGCCTCTGCCTGGACCACTTGTGGTGTTGCTCCTGTGTTTGGGAAGCTGCCACGCTCACAGCTTGTTCACCTGCGAGCCAATTCATGTGCACCGATGCTTTGGGTTGTCATACAACATGACTTACTTTCCAAACATGATGGAGCATTATGACCAGGATATCGCTGCCAGTCATATGGAG CCTTTCATGCCTCTGGCCAATCTCCGCTGTTCTCCAGACGTCCACAAGTTCCTATGCCAGGCTTTCATCCCTACGTGTGTTGAGGAGGAGATAGTGATCGCCCCGTGTCGGGAACAGTGTGAGAGGGTTCTGTTCGACTGCAAAGACAACATCCAAATCTTTGGTATCACCTGGCCACCAGAGCTGCAGTGCGACAA GTTGCAGTCATGCAGCTTGCACAAAGATTTGGGCATCTCTGTGACAACCACCTCCAGTCCGATATCATCGAAGAGAGACCTGGGCTTCTGGTGTCCGCTTCAGTTGAAGACCAAACCGAACCATGGCACCTCCTTCCTCGGTGCTCAGGACTGCGCTCCCCCTTGTTCCAATATGTACTTCAAGCCCCATGACATTGACTTTGCCAAAAGCTTCATTGGCGTCTGCTCCATCATCTGCTTGGTTGCCACTCTCTTCACCTTCCTGACTTTCCTCATTGATGTCAAACGTTTCCGCTACCCGGAGCGACCCATCATATTCTACGCTGTCTGCTACAGCTTTGTCTCGCTCATATACTTTATTGGATTCCTGCTGGGGAACAATGCTGCCTGCATGAAGGCCGACAGTGCTGCGGGCGTGGATACAGTTGTGCTGGGGTCCCAGAGCAAAGGCTGCACTCTGCTCTTTATGCTCCTCTACTTTTTCTCCATCGCTGGTCTTGTCTGGTGGgtcatcctcaccatcacttGGTTCCTGGCAGCTGGACCTAAATGGAGCTGCGAAGCTATCGAGAAGAAAGCT GTGTGGTTCCACTCTGCCGCCTGGGGGATCCCCGGGGCGTTGACTGTGATGCTGCTGGCTCTGAACAAGGTGGAAGGTGACAACATCAGTGGCGTGTGCTTCGTGGGACTGTACGACCTGGACGCCCTGCGCTTCTTTGTTCTGGCGCCATCTTGTGTGGGTGTCGTCGTCggcctcttcctcatcctcgcTGGCATCGTGTCTCTGAACCACGTCCGGCAGGTCATTCAGCATGATGAGCGCAAccaggagaagctgaagaagttCATGATCAGGATCGGCGTGTTCAGCTGCCTTTACCTGGTCCCGCTGGTCACCCTGCTGGCCTGCTACACCTACGAGCAGAGTCACCGCAGCACCTGGGAGAACACGTGGATCAACGATCACTGTCAGGAGTACAGCATCCCCTGCTCAGCTAAG ACTATAGAACCTGAGCGGCCTGAGCTCTCACTGTTTCTGGTCAAGTACTTGATGACTCTGGTGGTGGGAATCTCCGGAGTCTTCTGGGTGAGCAGCAAAAAGACCTGCTCCGAATGGGCCTTCTTTTTCAACAGGACCCGCAAAAGAGA TCCCATCAGCGAGAGCCGGCGTGTGCTGCAGGAATCCTGCGAGTTCTTCCTTAAACACAACAGCCGCGTCCAGCACAAGAAGAAGCATTACAAGCCCAGTTCGCACCAGCTCAAGGTCATCTCCAAGTCCATGGGCACCAGCACCGGCGCAGCCCCTGCCACCGTGAATCAGGGTGCCCTAGCTCAAGGCAACCACACGCAGGGGTCATTCGTCGAGACTTTACACAGAGACCAGCTTGAGAGGGCCGCATCTGGACGCGGTTCACGGCGGGTGGAGAGAGAAGGGGGAGAAAGACGCAGCAGGGGGGGATCCAGTAAAGTCAGCAGCCGCGCTGAGAGTTTACACAGAGTTGCAGATGGAAG GGTGACTCCTAAGAAGGACCCAGTGGACCCCAGGCAGCTGCATCCAGCTGTCAGCCCgtcacacagcagcagcgtgCAAGACCAACCCTCCCAGCAGGTCCCCACGGCACCTGCGGAGAGCAAGGACTCACAGGAAAGCAAATGA
- the LOC128768021 gene encoding collagen triple helix repeat-containing protein 1-like isoform X2 codes for MSPLLGCLLLLGCLAVPLHGVEKYGSCLQGPAGTQGRDGNPGANGIPGTPGIPGRDGLKGEKGECISEIFEEPWRPNYKQCAWSSLNYGIDLGKVADCTFTKRRTDSSLRVLFSGSLRLKCKSACCQRWYFTFNGAECTGPLPIESIIYLDQGSPELNSTINIHRTSAVEGLCEGVKGGLVDVAVWVGTCADYPRGDASTGWNSVSRIIIEELPK; via the exons ATGTCTCCTCTTCTTggctgcctcctgctgctcgGCTGCTTGGCTGTGCCCCTCCATGGAGTGGAAAAG TACGGCAGCTGCTTGCAGGGGCCAGCTGGAACCCAGGGTAGGGACGGTAACCCTGGGGCCAATGGCATCCCCGGGACGCCTGGTATCCCAGGGCGTGATGGACTCAAAGGAGAAAAGGGAGAATGCATCAGTGAGATTTTCGAGGAGCCATGGAGACCCAACTACAAGCAGTGCGCGTGGAGCTCTCTGAACTACGGCATCGACCTTGGAAAAGTGGCT GACTGCACCTTCACCAAGCGGAGGACGGACAGCTCCCTCAGGGTTCTGTTCAGCGGCTCGCTCAGGCTGAAGTGTAAGAGCGCCTGCTGCCAGAGGTGGTACTTCACCTTCAACGGCGCGGAGTGTACCGGACCCCTCCCCATCGAGTCCATCATCTACCTGGACCAAGGCAGCCCTGAACTCAACTCCACCATCAACATCCACAGGACATCAGCAG TGGAAGGCCTGTGCGAGGGGGTCAAAGGCGGCCTGGTGGACGTGGCAGTTTGGGTCGGGACCTGTGCAGACTATCCCAGGGGCGACGCTTCGACGGGCTGGAACTCTGTCTCCAGGATCATCATCGAGGAGCTTCCCAAATGA
- the LOC128768021 gene encoding collagen triple helix repeat-containing protein 1-like isoform X1, with protein sequence MSPLLGCLLLLGCLAVPLHGVEKVRNRGYRKDPDADKYGSCLQGPAGTQGRDGNPGANGIPGTPGIPGRDGLKGEKGECISEIFEEPWRPNYKQCAWSSLNYGIDLGKVADCTFTKRRTDSSLRVLFSGSLRLKCKSACCQRWYFTFNGAECTGPLPIESIIYLDQGSPELNSTINIHRTSAVEGLCEGVKGGLVDVAVWVGTCADYPRGDASTGWNSVSRIIIEELPK encoded by the exons ATGTCTCCTCTTCTTggctgcctcctgctgctcgGCTGCTTGGCTGTGCCCCTCCATGGAGTGGAAAAGGTGAGAAATAGAGGATACCGAAAGGATCCTGACGCTGACAAG TACGGCAGCTGCTTGCAGGGGCCAGCTGGAACCCAGGGTAGGGACGGTAACCCTGGGGCCAATGGCATCCCCGGGACGCCTGGTATCCCAGGGCGTGATGGACTCAAAGGAGAAAAGGGAGAATGCATCAGTGAGATTTTCGAGGAGCCATGGAGACCCAACTACAAGCAGTGCGCGTGGAGCTCTCTGAACTACGGCATCGACCTTGGAAAAGTGGCT GACTGCACCTTCACCAAGCGGAGGACGGACAGCTCCCTCAGGGTTCTGTTCAGCGGCTCGCTCAGGCTGAAGTGTAAGAGCGCCTGCTGCCAGAGGTGGTACTTCACCTTCAACGGCGCGGAGTGTACCGGACCCCTCCCCATCGAGTCCATCATCTACCTGGACCAAGGCAGCCCTGAACTCAACTCCACCATCAACATCCACAGGACATCAGCAG TGGAAGGCCTGTGCGAGGGGGTCAAAGGCGGCCTGGTGGACGTGGCAGTTTGGGTCGGGACCTGTGCAGACTATCCCAGGGGCGACGCTTCGACGGGCTGGAACTCTGTCTCCAGGATCATCATCGAGGAGCTTCCCAAATGA